From the Streptomyces syringium genome, one window contains:
- a CDS encoding effector-associated constant component EACC1 codes for MDIRVGIPDEEDTEPLLSFHSWLMDDRDIRRQARITLVETPGRPGDMTPGIALISLLVSSGFNIAGLGMAIANWRASRKAPPPVRIEVGGVRIVVDDSGWTIREDDTPEDGQG; via the coding sequence GTGGACATCAGAGTCGGCATTCCCGACGAGGAGGACACCGAGCCGCTGCTGTCGTTCCACAGCTGGCTCATGGACGACCGCGACATCCGCAGGCAGGCCCGGATCACCCTGGTCGAGACACCGGGCCGGCCGGGCGACATGACTCCCGGCATCGCGCTGATCAGTCTGCTGGTCTCGTCCGGCTTCAACATCGCCGGACTGGGCATGGCCATCGCCAACTGGCGGGCCTCACGGAAGGCTCCGCCGCCCGTGCGGATCGAGGTGGGCGGTGTCCGCATCGTCGTCGACGACTCCGGCTGGACCATCCGGGAGGACGACACCCCGGAGGACGGGCAGGGCTGA